A single window of Actinomycetota bacterium DNA harbors:
- a CDS encoding 6-phosphogluconate dehydrogenase has translation MGSGLAGKALAEGHEPVGWDPSDEARDRARQDGLRTVASLSELVDVL, from the coding sequence ATGGGGTCGGGGTTGGCCGGCAAGGCCCTGGCGGAGGGTCACGAACCGGTGGGGTGGGATCCCAGCGATGAGGCGCGTGATCGTGCCAGACAGGACGGGCTGCGCACGGTCGCGTCGCTGAGCGAACTCGTGGACGTCCT